The Vibrio ishigakensis genome has a window encoding:
- a CDS encoding LysR family transcriptional regulator has translation MDFKKLRTFQCAAQTLNFSEASNQLGYVQSAVTNQIKALESELETTLFERNGRGVALTEAGEQLLHYSQKLIAMREEAKSVVSKSDSNKPIRIGGHETIITYHLPRLLQAYCEQHPSARFVIQPTPVSNLKNDVLANALDLAFILEKPFQRQGLRVHTYQTEPIAIVCSPQNPLAKQTEVRLDQLADRHLLLTEKGCCYRHQFEQKLIEAGVLKPSNISEFISIETIKQCTKLDMGIAALSLASVKDELDSGELQRLQVKGVELSSNVHCAFNQKEQWPPRVKQFIEFCLRYQFS, from the coding sequence ATGGACTTCAAGAAGCTTCGAACATTTCAATGCGCAGCGCAAACACTCAATTTTAGCGAGGCGTCGAATCAGCTTGGCTATGTGCAGTCTGCCGTTACCAACCAAATTAAAGCACTAGAGAGCGAACTAGAGACCACGCTTTTTGAACGAAATGGTCGTGGCGTTGCTTTGACAGAGGCGGGTGAACAGCTGCTTCACTACAGCCAAAAGCTCATTGCAATGCGAGAAGAGGCGAAGTCTGTGGTGAGTAAATCAGACTCCAATAAGCCAATTCGAATTGGCGGACACGAAACCATCATCACTTATCATCTACCTAGACTGCTACAAGCCTACTGTGAGCAGCACCCGAGCGCCCGATTTGTGATTCAACCGACACCAGTTTCCAACCTAAAAAATGATGTGCTAGCCAACGCCCTGGATTTGGCCTTTATCTTAGAAAAGCCATTTCAGCGACAAGGCTTGAGAGTGCACACCTATCAAACTGAACCAATAGCCATAGTGTGCTCACCCCAAAACCCACTGGCGAAACAAACCGAGGTAAGATTAGACCAGCTCGCTGACCGTCATCTATTGCTGACAGAAAAAGGGTGCTGCTACCGACATCAATTCGAGCAAAAGCTAATAGAAGCCGGTGTGCTCAAGCCATCGAACATCAGTGAGTTCATAAGCATAGAGACCATAAAGCAGTGCACTAAGCTCGACATGGGTATCGCCGCGCTAAGTCTTGCTTCGGTGAAAGATGAATTAGACAGTGGTGAACTGCAAAGACTGCAAGTGAAGGGGGTTGAGCTCAGCTCCAACGTGCACTGCGCCTTCAATCAAAAAGAGCAGTGGCCGCCCAGAGTGAAGCAGTTTATTGAGTTTTGCCTCCGCTACCAGTTCAGCTAG